In one window of Candidatus Dependentiae bacterium DNA:
- the rpmF gene encoding 50S ribosomal protein L32 — MPVPKRKTSKSRKNKRSAGKKAIVLNFSKCPTCSAPAQAHAV, encoded by the coding sequence ATGCCAGTACCAAAACGCAAGACGTCGAAATCTAGAAAAAATAAACGATCTGCCGGTAAAAAAGCCATTGTTTTAAATTTTTCAAAATGCCCTACATGCAGTGCTCCGGCACAAGCTCACGCTGTT
- the tsf gene encoding translation elongation factor Ts, which produces MAEITMELIKELREKTQVGMMDCKKALIESNGDIEKAIEILRKKGAAVAQKRAGNATDNGHVESCLSKDFRKGVLLKMSCETDFSANTQDMKNFAKDVCEHILSKGCKSVENLLNEIIFNGKITIQQKLEELIAKIAESIKAEEFVLYETDNFGFVNSYIHPGANLGILIELRADKEITGANVEKLKQLTHDLCMQIAVTNPLSISSNDLDKDVIAKEQEIIKEQLLSSGKPANMVEKIMQGKLAKFYEDVCLENQVYIKNDKLKVNQLVESVSKETGLKLEIKNFTRFFVGKQ; this is translated from the coding sequence ATGGCAGAAATTACAATGGAACTTATAAAAGAGCTTAGAGAAAAAACACAAGTAGGAATGATGGATTGCAAAAAAGCTCTTATTGAATCAAATGGCGATATAGAAAAAGCCATTGAAATTTTAAGGAAAAAAGGCGCAGCAGTTGCTCAAAAAAGAGCCGGAAATGCTACCGATAATGGACATGTTGAAAGTTGTTTGTCCAAAGATTTTAGAAAAGGTGTTCTTTTAAAAATGTCTTGCGAAACTGACTTTTCGGCAAACACCCAGGATATGAAAAATTTTGCCAAAGATGTTTGTGAACACATTTTAAGTAAAGGTTGTAAATCTGTTGAAAATCTATTGAATGAAATAATTTTTAATGGAAAAATAACAATTCAACAAAAACTGGAAGAACTGATTGCAAAAATTGCAGAAAGCATTAAAGCAGAAGAATTTGTACTTTATGAAACAGATAATTTCGGCTTTGTTAACTCTTACATTCATCCGGGTGCAAATCTTGGAATATTAATTGAATTAAGAGCTGATAAAGAAATTACCGGTGCTAATGTAGAAAAATTAAAACAGCTTACACACGATCTTTGTATGCAAATTGCAGTTACAAATCCACTTTCAATTTCATCAAACGATTTGGATAAAGACGTAATAGCCAAAGAACAAGAAATTATAAAAGAGCAACTTTTAAGCTCAGGCAAGCCTGCAAACATGGTCGAAAAAATTATGCAAGGTAAATTGGCCAAATTTTATGAAGATGTTTGTCTTGAAAATCAGGTTTATATTAAAAATGATAAGTTGAAAGTAAATCAATTGGTAGAATCAGTTTCAAAAGAAACAGGTTTAAAACTTGAAATAAAAAATTTCACCAGATTTTTTGTAGGCAAACAATAA
- a CDS encoding UMP kinase, which yields MEKIVVKISGELFVATDNLRNVIDQIKIISNNYNIGIVVGAGNIFRGVQNGKTLGIKRETGDIAGMVATMVNGLVLRDMLESANIKTKILTSIDCPSVADKITSEKINCAFDGDKVIIFVGGTGNSYFTTDTNAVLRGLQIGAKQLLKGTKVDGLFDKDPKTNKDAKLIKNIKFDTVLEKKLKVMDLTAIAMALENNIKIRIFNIFEHNSIIKLLNDSNFGSTIE from the coding sequence ATGGAAAAAATAGTAGTAAAAATCAGTGGTGAGCTTTTTGTCGCCACTGATAATCTTAGAAACGTGATCGACCAAATAAAAATAATTTCCAACAATTACAATATTGGAATTGTTGTAGGTGCGGGAAATATTTTTCGCGGAGTTCAAAACGGAAAAACTCTTGGAATAAAACGAGAAACCGGTGATATTGCAGGCATGGTTGCCACAATGGTAAACGGCCTAGTTTTGCGCGATATGCTGGAAAGTGCAAATATAAAAACAAAAATTTTAACATCTATAGATTGCCCATCTGTGGCAGATAAAATAACATCTGAGAAAATAAATTGCGCTTTTGATGGCGACAAAGTTATAATATTTGTTGGAGGAACCGGAAACTCATATTTCACAACAGACACAAATGCAGTTTTACGTGGTTTACAAATAGGTGCAAAACAGCTATTAAAGGGAACAAAGGTTGATGGGCTTTTTGATAAAGATCCTAAAACTAATAAAGATGCCAAGTTGATAAAAAATATAAAATTTGATACGGTTCTTGAGAAAAAGTTAAAAGTAATGGATCTTACAGCTATAGCTATGGCACTTGAAAATAATATAAAAATTAGAATTTTTAATATATTTGAGCATAATTCCATTATAAAACTTTTAAATGATTCAAATTTTGGAAGTACTATTGAGTAA
- the frr gene encoding ribosome recycling factor has translation MENPVKHYERELAAIRTGRASTKLVEDVKVEVYGQQMRIKDLASISTPDARLITIQPWDKTVIIDIEKGIAASDLGVTPVNDGNLIRIQLPQMTESRRTELEKILGKKTEECKIGIRNIRKEFHNSIRESEKEKDISQDFAKRLSDLLQKITDQYTAKVDEMNDKKLKEIKLV, from the coding sequence ATGGAAAATCCTGTAAAGCATTATGAACGAGAACTTGCAGCCATAAGAACAGGAAGAGCGTCTACAAAACTTGTAGAAGATGTAAAAGTAGAAGTTTATGGCCAGCAGATGCGTATAAAAGATCTTGCAAGTATTTCAACTCCTGACGCAAGACTTATTACAATTCAACCATGGGACAAAACGGTAATAATAGACATAGAAAAAGGTATTGCTGCTTCCGATTTAGGCGTTACCCCTGTAAATGATGGCAATTTAATTCGAATTCAATTACCACAAATGACAGAAAGCAGAAGAACTGAGCTGGAAAAAATTCTTGGTAAAAAAACAGAAGAATGCAAAATTGGAATAAGAAATATAAGAAAAGAATTTCATAATTCAATTCGTGAATCAGAAAAAGAAAAAGATATATCTCAAGATTTTGCAAAAAGATTAAGTGATCTGTTACAAAAAATTACAGACCAATACACTGCAAAAGTTGACGAAATGAATGATAAAAAGTTAAAAGAAATAAAGCTTGTATAA